One stretch of Syntrophorhabdaceae bacterium DNA includes these proteins:
- a CDS encoding sodium-translocating pyrophosphatase, with the protein MSSSNKRSLCFFFLALTLMLFSAAPMAMAGEADIILPDLGQIKFAIFGGTSGLSIMYFGLFVCIIGLIFAIVQYNQTKNRPAHKSMLEVSEIIWETCKSYLAQQGKFLIILWILVAICMVYYFMGLSHMKIGQMLVILVCSILGILGSYGVAWFGMRINTKANSRTAFASLTGKPVDVVNIPLTSGMSVGLLLVSVELFFMICILVFLPKDLVGPSFIGFAIGESLGASALRIAGGVFTKIADIGSDLMKIVFKLPEDDPKNPGVIADCTGDNAGDSVGPTADGFETYGVTGVALIAFLALALATNPVMSGTLIIWIFAMRILMILTSLVSYFVNHGITTSLYGSKKKFNFEQPLTNLVWITSAISIIVTFWASYMLLGELNDKYPGLWWALAIIISCGTVAGALIPEFTKIFTSTKSRHVQEVVGAARHGGASLDILSGFVAGNFSAFWEGLVILFLMFIAYAVSQHQSIIAVMPPQFAFASPVFAFGLVAFGFLGMGPVTIAVDSYGPVSDNAQSVYELSRIESRPNIKEEIKRDFGFDPDFDNGKDYLEEADGAGNTFKATAKPVLIGTAVVGATTMVFGIIILLENMFKNVIAKLSLVQPEIILGLLMGGAVIYWFTGAATQAVTTGAYRAVVFIKKNINLDKEEASIEDSKEVVKICTQYAQKGMINIFIVIFFLALALSFFNPYFFIGYLVAIAFFGLFQAIFMANAGGAWDNAKKIVEVDLKEKGTDLHAATVVGDTVGDPFKDTSSVSMNPVIKFTTLFGLLATEIAVTMQSQSMKTTIGIIFFIIALIFVYRSFYGMRVGQEKLD; encoded by the coding sequence ATGAGCTCATCAAACAAACGAAGTCTATGCTTCTTTTTTCTCGCGCTCACTTTAATGCTTTTCTCAGCAGCACCCATGGCAATGGCAGGTGAGGCAGACATCATCCTTCCTGACCTTGGGCAGATCAAGTTTGCCATTTTCGGAGGAACAAGCGGGTTGTCAATTATGTATTTTGGTCTGTTTGTCTGCATCATAGGTCTTATTTTTGCTATCGTCCAATATAATCAAACTAAAAACCGGCCAGCCCACAAATCCATGCTGGAAGTCTCTGAGATCATATGGGAGACCTGTAAATCTTATCTGGCACAGCAGGGAAAATTCTTGATAATTCTATGGATACTCGTTGCCATATGTATGGTTTACTACTTTATGGGTTTGTCCCACATGAAAATTGGACAGATGTTGGTGATTCTTGTATGCTCAATTCTTGGCATACTGGGCTCATATGGTGTTGCATGGTTCGGTATGAGGATAAACACAAAGGCAAATTCAAGGACAGCATTTGCATCCCTTACAGGAAAGCCTGTAGATGTTGTTAATATTCCACTTACCTCTGGTATGAGTGTGGGACTCCTCCTTGTGAGTGTTGAGCTGTTTTTCATGATATGTATCCTTGTGTTCTTACCTAAAGACCTTGTCGGTCCCAGCTTTATTGGTTTTGCCATTGGTGAATCTCTCGGTGCAAGCGCACTTAGGATTGCAGGTGGTGTATTTACAAAGATAGCAGACATTGGTTCTGACCTTATGAAGATTGTTTTTAAACTCCCTGAAGACGACCCAAAAAACCCAGGTGTTATTGCAGACTGCACAGGCGATAATGCCGGCGACAGCGTAGGTCCCACAGCAGACGGCTTTGAGACCTACGGCGTAACAGGTGTTGCCCTCATTGCATTTCTTGCCCTGGCCCTGGCAACTAATCCAGTCATGTCTGGGACACTCATCATATGGATATTCGCCATGCGTATTCTCATGATCCTCACCTCATTGGTCTCTTATTTTGTGAACCATGGAATAACAACCTCCCTCTATGGCTCAAAGAAAAAATTTAACTTTGAACAACCCCTTACAAACCTTGTTTGGATTACATCTGCCATATCCATAATTGTTACCTTCTGGGCAAGCTATATGCTCCTCGGTGAGCTTAATGATAAGTATCCAGGTCTGTGGTGGGCACTGGCAATCATTATATCCTGTGGAACTGTGGCAGGGGCATTGATACCAGAGTTCACCAAGATATTTACGAGCACAAAGTCACGTCATGTCCAGGAGGTTGTAGGTGCAGCAAGACATGGTGGTGCATCCCTTGATATACTCTCTGGTTTTGTGGCAGGTAACTTCTCTGCATTCTGGGAAGGCCTTGTAATCCTCTTCCTCATGTTCATAGCCTATGCAGTGTCACAACATCAATCTATCATTGCAGTCATGCCTCCTCAGTTTGCCTTTGCATCACCAGTATTTGCCTTTGGTCTTGTGGCATTCGGTTTCCTCGGTATGGGACCCGTGACCATCGCCGTTGACTCGTATGGGCCTGTATCAGACAATGCACAGTCTGTCTATGAGCTATCCAGAATAGAATCCCGTCCCAATATCAAGGAAGAGATAAAAAGGGATTTCGGCTTTGACCCTGATTTTGATAATGGCAAGGATTATCTTGAAGAGGCAGATGGTGCAGGAAATACCTTTAAGGCTACGGCAAAACCAGTGCTTATCGGAACAGCTGTTGTTGGTGCCACAACCATGGTGTTCGGTATCATCATATTACTTGAGAATATGTTCAAGAATGTTATAGCAAAACTGAGCCTTGTCCAACCTGAGATCATACTCGGTCTCTTGATGGGTGGAGCGGTTATTTACTGGTTCACCGGTGCAGCCACACAGGCAGTTACAACAGGTGCATATCGTGCTGTTGTTTTTATCAAGAAGAATATAAACCTTGATAAGGAAGAGGCGTCCATTGAAGATAGTAAAGAGGTCGTCAAGATCTGCACCCAATACGCGCAGAAGGGTATGATAAACATATTCATAGTGATCTTCTTCCTTGCCCTGGCGCTTTCCTTCTTCAACCCATATTTCTTCATAGGATACCTTGTTGCCATTGCATTCTTTGGACTCTTCCAGGCTATATTTATGGCAAATGCCGGTGGCGCATGGGATAATGCCAAAAAGATTGTTGAAGTAGACTTGAAGGAAAAGGGCACAGATTTACATGCAGCAACCGTTGTGGGTGACACTGTAGGTGACCCGTTCAAGGATACTTCATCGGTCTCCATGAACCCTGTTATAAAATTCACAACACTCTTTGGACTCCTTGCAACAGAGATTGCCGTTACCATGCAATCACAGTCCATGAAGACAACCATCGGTATAATCTTCTTCATCATTGCCCTTATCTTTGTATATCGTTCATTCTACGGTATGAGGGTAGGACAGGAGAAACTCGATTAA
- a CDS encoding outer membrane beta-barrel domain-containing protein, with the protein MKRIYLSLFLIMFLVFSASAYAQIRPGAIAITPIFGGYTFEGNQHLKTGPLYGIKGGYDFTKNFGAEILFNYVPTKYETMRDRRTNVYNYRAEGLYYFMPDKKFVPYAAFGVGGTTLGYPGDESTKTRGAVGYGLGLKYFLFKNMALRGDVRHIITWGDVYNNLEYTFGLTFYFGGKAPVVAAAPPPPPPPPPPPPPPPPPAVKDSDGDGVPDDLDKCPDTPKGFKVEKDGCCPDSDGDGVRDCLDRCPDTPKGAEVDKEGCPVVTIPKAAPAMTGKEKEIMEKGKVKLNVLFDTNKWNIKPKYHNELKEFADVMIKHPELKVVVIEGHTDSVGSAQYNMKLSQRRADSIRTYIIEKFKIEPDRLKAKGYGLTKPVASNKTAKGRQENRRVEAVVEYMVKK; encoded by the coding sequence ATGAAACGTATTTATCTGTCTTTATTTCTTATCATGTTTCTTGTGTTTTCAGCATCGGCATATGCCCAGATAAGACCAGGTGCAATAGCCATTACACCCATATTTGGTGGATATACCTTTGAGGGAAATCAGCACCTAAAGACAGGCCCTTTATACGGTATAAAGGGTGGCTATGACTTTACAAAAAACTTCGGTGCAGAGATACTCTTTAATTATGTGCCCACAAAATATGAAACCATGAGGGACAGAAGGACAAATGTCTACAATTACAGGGCAGAAGGTCTATATTATTTCATGCCAGACAAAAAGTTTGTCCCATATGCAGCCTTTGGTGTAGGTGGGACAACCCTTGGCTACCCAGGTGACGAAAGCACCAAAACAAGGGGGGCAGTAGGTTATGGCCTTGGCCTTAAATATTTCCTCTTTAAAAATATGGCATTAAGGGGAGATGTCAGGCATATTATTACATGGGGTGATGTGTATAACAATCTTGAATACACCTTTGGCTTGACCTTCTATTTCGGCGGAAAAGCACCTGTTGTTGCAGCAGCACCACCTCCACCACCACCTCCACCACCACCTCCTCCTCCACCACCTCCTCCAGCAGTGAAGGATTCAGACGGCGATGGTGTCCCAGATGACCTTGACAAATGTCCTGATACACCAAAAGGCTTTAAGGTAGAAAAAGATGGATGTTGTCCTGATTCAGATGGCGATGGGGTCCGTGACTGCCTTGATAGGTGCCCTGATACACCAAAAGGAGCAGAGGTAGACAAGGAAGGATGTCCTGTTGTTACAATACCCAAGGCAGCCCCTGCCATGACAGGCAAAGAAAAAGAGATCATGGAGAAGGGTAAGGTAAAACTCAATGTCCTGTTTGATACGAACAAGTGGAATATAAAACCAAAATACCACAATGAACTAAAGGAATTTGCCGATGTTATGATAAAACATCCTGAGCTTAAGGTAGTAGTAATAGAGGGTCATACAGACAGTGTGGGCAGCGCCCAATATAACATGAAACTCTCTCAGAGAAGGGCAGACAGCATAAGAACATACATTATAGAAAAATTCAAGATAGAGCCTGACCGCCTAAAGGCAAAGGGATATGGATTGACTAAACCTGTGGCAAGCAATAAGACAGCCAAGGGGAGACAGGAAAACAGACGTGTAGAGGCAGTAGTAGAATATATGGTTAAAAAATAA
- a CDS encoding phage holin family protein, translated as MIIIRWLLMALAIMLLGYYLPGITISSFWTALWVALFMGIVNTIIRPILIFITLPINILTLGLFTFVINASLVMLASTVIKGFYVQGFLYALLFSLILSIINFVLNAFMKSN; from the coding sequence ATGATAATCATCAGATGGCTTTTAATGGCCCTTGCCATCATGCTTCTTGGATACTATCTCCCTGGTATAACCATAAGCAGTTTCTGGACTGCCCTCTGGGTAGCCCTTTTTATGGGAATCGTCAATACCATTATCAGACCCATTCTCATCTTTATTACGCTTCCCATAAATATCCTGACCCTTGGCCTATTTACTTTTGTAATAAATGCCTCTCTTGTTATGCTGGCATCTACTGTGATAAAAGGCTTTTATGTCCAAGGATTTTTGTATGCCCTGCTCTTTAGTCTCATCCTATCCATAATAAATTTTGTATTAAACGCTTTTATGAAATCAAATTAA
- a CDS encoding response regulator, with protein MVQLLAENKRLKEALEKNLELNNAVTRAKKEWEAIFDSLTDMIGVIDTEHRILRVNKKAANSMGCEPKDIVGKKCYEIFHKTDEPPAFCPHAKTIKESCKHSVEVYDKILKGTFQITTTPLYDGDGRILGSIHIATDISDLKEARDNLLEQVNFLQVLIDTIPAPIFYKDKNGLYLGCNKAFEKYLGLPKEKILGHSIFEIAEYDLAEENYKIDEELFKNPGKQIYETQIKNSDGSIRFVVMNKATYVNRKNEVAGIVGVILDITQLKKTQTELIKAKEEAERANNAKSEFLASMSHEIRTPMNAIIGMAELLLDSHLTPEQFKYVKVLHDAGESLLNLINDILDLSKIESGQIEMEYTNFDLLDLIEKLFDILSLKAHEKNIELLYMIAPDVPTYLIGDSTRLRQVLVNLIGNAIKFTEHGEIVLNVSVKERIILNTNVNVSNRMWPGKENTQGEDIILTFSVNETGIGIPEDKLELIFEKFTQVDTSTTRKYGGTGLGLAICKKIVKMMGGEIWAESKPGEGTKMSFTARFGLQKDQKRVREKPVTVDIKGMKILVIDDNSTNRMILREMLTNLGAFVSDVENSKQAIEMLQKGIQESSPYTLILLDYHMPDMDGIQLAKKMEEMDLKKDSHIIMLTSGYIKDETEKARRLGITSLLNKPIKRAELLEAIKTTLGYAVKKEEKTYKIEEKAGVRPRRPLNILVAEDNEDNRLLIWSYFKNTPHRIFLAENGKIAFEKYKESHETFDLILMDMQMPIMDGYTATSLIRAWEKENNIKPVPILALTAYALKRDEQKSIEAGCNGHLTKPIKRSKLFEAIDAYTS; from the coding sequence ATGGTACAGCTTTTAGCAGAAAATAAAAGACTTAAAGAAGCACTGGAAAAAAATCTCGAACTAAACAATGCTGTCACAAGGGCAAAAAAGGAATGGGAGGCAATCTTTGATTCCCTTACAGACATGATAGGGGTCATAGACACAGAGCACAGGATTTTAAGGGTAAATAAAAAGGCAGCCAATAGCATGGGATGTGAGCCAAAAGACATAGTAGGGAAGAAATGCTATGAGATATTTCACAAAACAGATGAACCCCCTGCCTTCTGCCCTCATGCGAAAACCATAAAAGAGTCATGTAAGCACAGTGTCGAGGTATATGATAAGATCCTTAAAGGCACATTCCAGATAACTACCACCCCTCTTTATGATGGCGACGGAAGGATACTGGGGAGCATCCATATAGCAACAGATATATCAGACCTCAAAGAGGCAAGGGATAATCTTTTAGAACAGGTAAACTTCCTACAGGTGCTCATAGACACGATCCCTGCGCCCATATTTTATAAAGATAAAAACGGATTATATCTGGGTTGCAATAAGGCATTTGAGAAATATTTAGGTTTACCAAAGGAAAAGATCCTGGGACACTCAATATTTGAGATAGCAGAATATGACCTTGCTGAAGAAAACTATAAGATAGATGAAGAACTTTTTAAAAACCCAGGCAAGCAAATCTATGAAACACAGATCAAAAACTCTGATGGCTCAATACGTTTTGTTGTTATGAACAAGGCTACATATGTTAATAGAAAGAATGAGGTTGCAGGCATAGTAGGTGTTATTCTTGATATAACCCAACTTAAAAAAACACAAACAGAATTAATCAAGGCAAAGGAAGAGGCTGAAAGGGCAAATAATGCCAAGAGTGAATTCCTTGCCAGCATGAGCCATGAAATAAGGACCCCCATGAATGCCATCATAGGTATGGCCGAGTTGCTGCTTGATAGCCACCTAACACCAGAGCAGTTTAAATATGTAAAGGTCTTACATGATGCAGGTGAAAGCCTTCTCAATCTCATAAATGATATACTGGATCTTTCAAAGATTGAATCAGGACAGATAGAAATGGAGTATACAAACTTCGACCTCCTTGATTTGATAGAAAAACTATTTGATATCCTTTCCCTTAAGGCTCATGAAAAGAATATAGAGCTTTTATATATGATAGCCCCAGATGTCCCCACGTATCTTATAGGAGATTCTACGAGACTCAGACAGGTCCTTGTAAATCTCATAGGCAATGCAATAAAATTCACAGAGCACGGTGAGATTGTGCTTAATGTATCTGTAAAAGAAAGAATTATATTAAATACAAATGTCAATGTATCTAATCGTATGTGGCCAGGGAAAGAAAACACCCAAGGAGAGGATATTATATTAACCTTTTCTGTTAATGAAACTGGCATAGGCATACCTGAAGACAAGCTTGAACTGATATTTGAGAAATTTACTCAGGTAGATACATCCACAACAAGGAAATACGGCGGCACAGGTCTTGGTCTGGCCATTTGTAAAAAAATAGTGAAGATGATGGGTGGAGAGATATGGGCTGAGAGCAAGCCTGGTGAAGGGACAAAGATGTCATTTACTGCCAGGTTTGGCCTCCAAAAAGACCAGAAAAGGGTAAGGGAAAAACCCGTAACAGTGGATATTAAAGGCATGAAAATCCTTGTAATAGATGACAATAGTACAAACAGGATGATACTGAGAGAGATGTTAACTAATCTCGGTGCATTTGTATCAGACGTGGAAAACAGCAAGCAAGCCATTGAAATGTTACAAAAAGGCATCCAAGAATCTTCCCCATACACTTTAATCTTGCTGGATTATCATATGCCTGACATGGATGGCATACAATTAGCAAAAAAAATGGAGGAGATGGATCTAAAAAAAGATAGCCACATAATCATGCTCACATCAGGCTATATAAAGGATGAGACAGAAAAGGCCCGAAGGCTTGGCATCACATCATTACTAAACAAACCCATAAAAAGAGCAGAACTATTAGAGGCAATCAAAACTACATTGGGATATGCTGTTAAGAAGGAGGAAAAAACATATAAGATAGAAGAAAAAGCAGGGGTTCGTCCCAGAAGACCCCTAAATATCCTTGTGGCAGAAGATAACGAAGATAATCGCCTCCTTATCTGGTCATATTTTAAAAATACACCACACAGAATTTTTCTGGCAGAAAACGGCAAGATAGCTTTTGAGAAATATAAAGAGAGTCATGAAACCTTTGACCTCATACTCATGGATATGCAGATGCCTATAATGGACGGATACACGGCAACATCATTGATCAGGGCATGGGAGAAAGAAAATAATATAAAGCCCGTCCCCATACTGGCGCTCACTGCATATGCACTTAAAAGAGATGAGCAGAAAAGCATAGAGGCAGGTTGCAATGGTCATCTTACCAAACCCATAAAGAGGTCAAAGTTATTTGAGGCAATAGATGCTTACACATCATAA
- a CDS encoding GGDEF domain-containing protein, whose protein sequence is MTQDWLKRYERLKKDVDYLHTHDTITGLPNRLLFYDRLDLAVIHAHRNKERFVLIIIDVDDFHVINHKYGNHTGDALLKETGSRLRSTLRKGDTIARIGGDEFILILPGVMHKKDAIKVIKNIYKAFETPFNLNNEDVKISFSMGISIFPEHGDSGDEILKNADIALMDAKSQGKNLYNFFTYP, encoded by the coding sequence ATGACTCAGGACTGGCTAAAAAGATATGAAAGATTGAAAAAGGATGTAGATTATCTTCATACCCATGACACCATTACAGGCTTGCCAAATAGGCTTTTGTTTTATGACCGCCTTGACCTTGCAGTCATACATGCCCATAGAAACAAAGAAAGGTTTGTGCTCATTATAATCGATGTAGATGATTTTCATGTTATAAACCACAAATACGGAAATCATACAGGAGATGCGCTCCTTAAAGAGACAGGTAGCAGGTTGAGATCAACGCTGAGAAAAGGAGATACCATAGCCCGCATTGGAGGGGATGAATTTATACTCATCCTTCCTGGCGTCATGCATAAAAAAGACGCTATAAAGGTTATTAAAAACATATATAAAGCCTTTGAGACACCTTTTAACCTAAACAATGAGGATGTAAAAATAAGTTTCAGTATGGGGATATCCATATTTCCCGAGCATGGCGATTCTGGGGACGAAATATTGAAAAACGCAGACATTGCATTGATGGATGCTAAATCACAAGGAAAAAATTTATATAATTTCTTTACATACCCCTGA
- a CDS encoding LysM peptidoglycan-binding domain-containing C40 family peptidase, whose protein sequence is MKKTFLSVLLSFVIFLVWSPEVFSHQAISKKNTQSNTDKNAQKIETNKNKKNITVAKKDTKKKKIKRKKHKPRLNQEIPVTETDGEFIEYKVQKGDTIEVIAARFNIDKEDLLEANNLKEGARLTQNTMILVPRIEAADNDKKEEFINLTTSKNLKTWKSNDEKYMLVKVAKSFMGAPYKYGGNTVRGLDCSAYVKKIYEIFDVQLPRSAREQFQIGTKISKDELAVGDLVFFRTKRYIKYPTHVGIYIGDGNFIHSSSGHGRIGVKIDSLSSDFYSRTYIGATRVKKTVEESADAKKSLADEKGISSDNS, encoded by the coding sequence TTGAAAAAGACATTTTTATCGGTTTTATTGTCGTTTGTCATATTTTTAGTATGGAGCCCAGAAGTCTTTTCCCATCAGGCAATCAGTAAGAAAAATACTCAAAGCAATACAGATAAAAATGCACAAAAGATTGAAACCAATAAAAACAAGAAAAATATAACGGTCGCCAAAAAAGACACAAAAAAGAAGAAAATAAAGAGAAAAAAACATAAACCGAGATTAAATCAAGAGATTCCTGTCACAGAAACAGATGGAGAGTTTATAGAATATAAGGTGCAAAAAGGCGATACCATAGAGGTTATTGCAGCAAGGTTTAATATAGATAAAGAAGATTTACTTGAGGCCAATAATCTCAAAGAAGGAGCAAGGCTTACCCAGAACACAATGATCCTTGTTCCAAGAATTGAAGCAGCGGATAATGACAAAAAGGAAGAGTTTATAAATCTCACCACAAGCAAAAACCTTAAGACCTGGAAGAGCAACGATGAAAAATATATGCTTGTAAAGGTAGCAAAGAGTTTTATGGGCGCCCCATATAAATATGGCGGCAATACTGTCAGGGGACTTGATTGTTCTGCCTATGTGAAAAAGATATACGAGATCTTCGATGTTCAACTTCCCAGAAGTGCAAGGGAACAGTTTCAAATCGGGACAAAGATAAGTAAAGATGAGCTTGCAGTAGGTGACCTCGTATTCTTTAGAACAAAAAGATATATAAAATATCCTACCCATGTGGGTATCTATATTGGAGATGGCAATTTTATACACTCATCTTCAGGCCATGGAAGAATAGGTGTAAAGATTGACTCCCTTTCCTCTGATTTTTACTCAAGGACCTATATAGGTGCTACAAGGGTTAAAAAAACCGTTGAAGAGAGCGCTGACGCAAAAAAATCATTAGCAGATGAAAAGGGTATTAGCTCAGATAATTCGTAA
- a CDS encoding ABC transporter permease, with protein sequence MIYTLNFYLKIALQNLIIHKARMLLSLLGILFAVMSLVAFGNISSGMKQKIDDEISRFGKNLVILRSGLVFVTGRGTRQFAESKSLKLQDIKILKERLVEVEEVVPFYDTTYPARYGENTLKVSIMGATANIFTVRNISIIMGRPFIEKDDTDVEKRAVVGYKVYENLFKGDNPIGKNILIYRAPTEIIGVIEEKGVDFTGQDQDMQVYIPLNTFMRRYSNIDYIKGAYIQTKEGVSLADMKQKVRNLMRRLHNLKEGQKDDFSIFTLDDILRTREEGIRLVSILTIIASIVSFLIGGLGIFAIMLLSVTERKMEIGIRRVVGSKKRDIILQFLTESVIVSLIGGIAGILFGCIITIIVDYLGGFPFILHVQNIFLSIFISILVGLVAGVYPALEGTKYEPIEVLH encoded by the coding sequence ATGATATATACATTAAATTTCTATCTCAAGATAGCCTTACAGAATCTCATTATACATAAGGCAAGGATGTTGCTATCACTTTTGGGGATACTCTTTGCTGTTATGAGCCTTGTGGCATTCGGAAATATAAGTAGTGGCATGAAACAAAAGATAGATGATGAGATAAGCAGGTTTGGCAAAAATCTTGTCATATTGAGGTCTGGGCTTGTCTTTGTAACAGGAAGAGGGACGAGGCAGTTTGCAGAGTCAAAATCCTTAAAGCTTCAGGATATAAAGATCTTGAAAGAGAGGCTTGTAGAGGTGGAAGAGGTGGTGCCTTTTTATGATACCACCTATCCTGCCCGATACGGTGAAAATACACTTAAGGTGAGCATAATGGGTGCTACGGCCAATATATTCACAGTGCGAAATATCAGTATCATCATGGGGAGACCTTTTATTGAGAAGGATGATACAGATGTGGAGAAGAGGGCTGTGGTAGGTTATAAGGTATATGAAAATCTCTTTAAGGGAGATAATCCCATTGGTAAAAATATACTCATATACAGGGCACCTACAGAGATAATAGGTGTCATAGAGGAGAAGGGTGTAGATTTTACCGGGCAGGATCAAGATATGCAGGTCTATATACCCCTTAATACCTTTATGAGAAGATACAGCAATATAGATTACATAAAAGGCGCATATATCCAGACAAAAGAAGGTGTGAGCTTGGCTGATATGAAACAGAAGGTTCGTAATCTTATGAGGAGACTCCATAATCTCAAGGAAGGCCAGAAAGATGATTTCTCCATATTCACCCTGGACGATATCTTAAGGACAAGGGAAGAGGGCATAAGGCTTGTATCTATTCTTACTATCATAGCATCTATCGTATCTTTCTTAATAGGGGGCCTTGGCATATTTGCAATCATGCTTTTATCGGTCACAGAAAGAAAGATGGAGATAGGTATCAGGAGGGTGGTAGGTTCAAAGAAAAGGGATATCATACTTCAATTCCTCACAGAGTCTGTGATTGTCTCATTAATAGGTGGCATAGCCGGTATATTGTTTGGTTGCATCATCACCATAATAGTAGACTATCTTGGTGGATTCCCTTTTATCCTTCATGTGCAGAACATCTTTTTATCTATCTTCATTAGTATATTGGTAGGTTTGGTTGCAGGGGTTTATCCTGCCTTGGAAGGGACAAAATACGAACCCATAGAGGTCTTGCACTGA
- a CDS encoding EF-hand domain-containing protein, which translates to MKRVLIFILALLVGIAFATPGIAQPKPAAPEKAAPAKAEPAAAPEKAAKPEGTKEVEKPKPKTFPGFVGTVENLEAGLLTLKYPKGMLTLDISNAKFKGYKNASEIKIGDKVSITHVKGVVTVTKIAGAKPGPAKKVKKSFKDIDTNNDGKITIEELTIVFVNITPEDFKKFDKNNDGFLDEKEFKAIK; encoded by the coding sequence ATGAAAAGAGTTTTAATTTTTATTCTTGCACTCTTAGTCGGTATTGCCTTTGCAACACCAGGTATTGCCCAGCCAAAGCCTGCAGCTCCGGAAAAGGCAGCACCTGCAAAGGCTGAACCTGCAGCAGCCCCTGAGAAGGCAGCAAAGCCAGAAGGAACTAAAGAGGTTGAGAAACCAAAACCTAAAACATTTCCTGGTTTTGTGGGAACGGTGGAGAATTTGGAAGCAGGACTACTTACTCTGAAATACCCAAAAGGTATGCTTACTCTTGATATCAGCAATGCAAAGTTTAAGGGCTATAAAAATGCATCAGAGATAAAGATAGGTGACAAGGTATCTATAACGCATGTAAAAGGCGTTGTAACCGTCACTAAGATAGCAGGGGCAAAGCCTGGACCAGCTAAAAAAGTAAAAAAGAGCTTCAAAGACATCGATACCAACAATGACGGAAAGATAACCATCGAAGAGCTAACCATAGTTTTTGTAAACATAACACCGGAGGATTTTAAGAAGTTCGATAAAAATAATGACGGTTTTCTCGATGAAAAGGAATTCAAAGCTATAAAATAG